The genome window AAGGCTGCACCGAACAAAAAATTTCCGAGAAGAACTAGAGGCGAACGGGTCAGATTTGGGCAACTGATGGAATGACGTGCACGTTGGAACCACTTAAGCTACTGGCTGTCATGCATTCTTCCAGAGGCTAACAATGTCATTTGATCTGCACCACTTACTGCTGGTATTCACAGCCTACATTGTGGGAGCTGCCAGCCCTGGCCCCAGCAACATGCGAATCATGGGCGTTGCCATGCACCAAGGGAGAAAGCCTGCGCTGATGCTGGCAACTGGAGTCATCAGTGGTTCTTTCTTCTGGGGGGCAATGGCCGCTACAGGTGTATCAGCCATTCTGCTCCAATTCGCACAGGCACTCTTCGTACTCAAGATAGTCGGCGGAGCGTACTTGCTGTTCCTTGCTGTAAAAGCTGGGCGATCTGCTCTGAGCTCTGATGAGCGAATTCAGAAGGCGTTAGCCGCAGCACCAACCGTTTCTGGCTTTGGCCTCTACCGGCGCGGCTTGCTTATGCACCTTACCAACCCAAAGGCTTTGCTGGGTTGGATCGCAACAATGACACTGGGGCTGGGACCACAAGCGACGCCTGAGACGGTTTTAATCATCCTGGCGGGCTGTGCCGTTTTGAGCATCACAATTTTCTGCAGCTATGCGATCGTTTTCTCAACAGCTCCAATGATTCGGGGTTATCGCAGGGCGCGCCGATGGATCGAAGGTACCCTCGCCTTAGTATTTGGAGCAGCAGGCTTGAAGCTGTTGTTTTCCCGCACATGACTTAATGCCGGCCCTTGTGGGGATGGCCTAAGTTCGGAAGCCATCCACCAACTGTTTGAGTCGTGTGGCTTGTCGTTCAAGATCGTCACAAGCAAGCAGTGTGGCCTGCAGGTTCTCCACCCCTTCCTGGTTGAGGGTTTTGATCTCGGTGATATCCATGTTCAGTGAATCGATAACTGAAGTTTGCTCTTCTGTTGCTGTCGCTACCGACTGGTTGATTCCGTCAATCTCGCCAATGCGCTGACTGACACTGCCCAGCCGCTCACCGGCCTGGTTGGCGATAATCACACCGTCCTTACTGTAGCGTTCGCTTTCTTTCATGGTGAGTACCGCCTCACGTGCCCCCATCTGAAGCTCTGCAATCATTGTATGGATCTCCTGGGCTGAGGTCTGAGTGCGGTAAGCCAGGCTACGGACTTCGTCAGCCACAACAGCAAAACCACGCCCGGCTTCACCCGCCCGCGCGGCCTCGATCGCAGCATTGAGTGCCAGCAGGTTGGTTTGTTCGGAAATGCCTTTGATGACTTCAAGAATCCGCCCGATATTTTCCGTCTTACCATTCAGCGCCTCAATGTTGCTGCATGAGGTGCGGATCTTTCCTGATAGCTCGTCCATGGCATTTATCGTTTGTGTCACTACCGCGCGGCCATCTTCTGCCTGGCGTCGGGCATCCGACGCCTGAAGGGAGGCGTCACCCGCGTTGCATGCGATTTCCTGGGCCGCCGCACCCAGCTCATTAATTGCCGCGGCAATACTGTTGGTGCGATTGGCCTGGTCGTCCGAGTTTGATATGGAGGCGCTGGAGGTCTGCGTCACGCGCCTGGCCACTTCATTGACATGCTCGGTGGCAAAAGACACCTCACGTATTGAGTGCTGGATGCGCTCCACAAAAAGGTTGAAGTCTGCGGCCAATTCTCCGAACTCATCTTTCGAGTGCGCACCCAAGCGGCGGGTAAGGTCACCCTCTCCCTGGGCGATATCCCGCATGGTTGTACCCATCAATCTCAGGGGCCGCATCAGTACGCGAATAAGCAGGCCCAGCAGAAGCAGCGTGGTCGCCACGGCAATAACCATCGCCAAAATGGCGGAAGTGCGAAAATCACCAAGTGCGCCATAAGCTTCGCTTTTGTCGATGGACAAACCGATATACCAGTTCACCGAAGGC of Pseudomonas fluorescens contains these proteins:
- a CDS encoding LysE family translocator, which codes for MSFDLHHLLLVFTAYIVGAASPGPSNMRIMGVAMHQGRKPALMLATGVISGSFFWGAMAATGVSAILLQFAQALFVLKIVGGAYLLFLAVKAGRSALSSDERIQKALAAAPTVSGFGLYRRGLLMHLTNPKALLGWIATMTLGLGPQATPETVLIILAGCAVLSITIFCSYAIVFSTAPMIRGYRRARRWIEGTLALVFGAAGLKLLFSRT
- a CDS encoding methyl-accepting chemotaxis protein yields the protein MERIQHSIREVSFATEHVNEVARRVTQTSSASISNSDDQANRTNSIAAAINELGAAAQEIACNAGDASLQASDARRQAEDGRAVVTQTINAMDELSGKIRTSCSNIEALNGKTENIGRILEVIKGISEQTNLLALNAAIEAARAGEAGRGFAVVADEVRSLAYRTQTSAQEIHTMIAELQMGAREAVLTMKESERYSKDGVIIANQAGERLGSVSQRIGEIDGINQSVATATEEQTSVIDSLNMDITEIKTLNQEGVENLQATLLACDDLERQATRLKQLVDGFRT